One window of Nocardia nova SH22a genomic DNA carries:
- the pks13 gene encoding polyketide synthase Pks13 (Pks13 is a key enzyme in mycolic acid biosynthesis.) has translation MADNEGTKTTATSGADDVEVTTADAAVAEQAGQDGSGTPDMSVAELREWLQRWVADATGQPIEQITVDRPMEEFGLASRDALALGGDIEERTGVLLNATIVYQHPTIASLAERIINGEPDAPEELADDAFYTAGYQPGEAHDIAIVGLSTRLPGAGSTPESTWDFLINRGDAIRERPEGRWSEFTGDPDIAAAVENGNTLGGYLDQDVVKGFDAEFFAMSPVEVERVDPQQRLMMELTWEALEHARIPANTLKGEAVGVFIGTSTNDFQLIAALGLGKSDPDAPASADAYALTGASTSIVANRVSYFYDFRGPSVAIDTACSATMVAVHDAVRALRNGEADLALAGGVNMLLAPAISLGFDSIGAVAKDGHIKAFSSDADGMVRSEGAGLVVLKRLADAERDGDRILAVVKGSAVNSDGRSNGIFAPNPDAQADVLRRAYRDAGIAPSTVDYIEAHGTGTPIGDPIEADALGRVVGRGRDEDKPALLGSAKTNFGHLESGAGAASLAKVVMALQHNVIPPNLGYAGPSPYIPFEQAHLKVVDEPTEFPRYSGTATVGISGFGFGGTNAHLVIQEYVPSAGESEPSGAQEDSGSDELAAKLDDESTDVLAGAEAIVEGTDPLAPAAAEVPEWTQERTEPLPVILPVSAYLPSRRRRAASDLADWLESEAGQATPIEDVARALAKRNHGRSRGVVLATTHEEAVAGLRAIAEGKPGPGVFTADSPAVEGPMWVLAGFGSHHRKMGKQLYLENSIFARTVDEVDELVVDEAGYSVKEMILDDAQDWDVGTSQVGVFTIQLGLAALLRAHGAEPHGVVGHSQGEAAGAYISGGLPLEDAVRVICARSRLMGEGEQMITDDQVRNMALVEYSAEDIEKVLPDYPDLEVAVYAAPTNTVIGGPPDQVHAIVARAEAEGKFARVLQTRGAGHTSQMDPLLGELAAELAGIEPTRPTTDLYSTVHKATVYKAGSDPVHNEDYWVTNMRGSVYFTNAIRQAVDNSITTYLELAPNSVALMQVMGTTFAAGVHNAALIPTLKRKEDEAAGVLSALAQLYVHGHAVDLSSLLTAGEYADVPRTAFVRKEYWPKVSVAAGSGSGRVPGAHVALPDGRHAWEVQSAAVTDLAALVNAAAAQVLSDVAVGATVAHAAAPTAGTLTTTLTPHPGGASVQVHVREGDAFRLVFDAVVTGTAPTGAAPVVQPAPAPAEKDSGAADLVVAESFGERWDPNGTQTVEERLATIAAESMGYSVEDLPMEIPLMELGLDSLMAMRIKNRVEYEFDIPSLQVSAVRDASLNEVGKVLHYAIEHRDQVAAMAEKQAAEGGSLTVDDNFVAAARAAMEAGEDPATALAQAEDKGAEPESVPAAADTEATSSAEATAAAEDSTVATAAESSEASSVKSASEKDPAAAILGGQAAGTKDAESDVPPRDAAERLTFAAWATVTGKSAGGIFNTLPILDDETARKLAERLSDRVGAEIEVDEVLDCETIEQLSDIVRNHQDSATEVDGYIRPLRPVAEGSNAVPVFVFHPSGGNTLVYEPLLKRLPENTPMYGFERIEGSIPERAREYADEIRKIFPSGPYVLYGWSLGAVFALQVGQIMRADGDDVRLVGLIDLAIPVADEDTSPEGRRARIERFQSFAQKTYGIEAQLDDEMLQELADASDEEQYEIIMSLLKFADVKIPGGVLEHQRTSWLDGRDLQKAQPSKYDGAVTLYLADRYHDGIIELEPRFADRRPNGGWDGYIPNLEVIHIPGDHLQIIDEPRVSQIGADLTRKLAAISDEAHDAPGKGEQ, from the coding sequence ATGGCTGACAACGAGGGCACCAAGACGACAGCGACCTCCGGCGCAGACGATGTCGAGGTCACCACGGCCGACGCCGCCGTGGCCGAGCAGGCAGGGCAGGACGGTTCCGGCACGCCGGACATGTCGGTGGCCGAGCTGCGGGAGTGGTTGCAGCGCTGGGTCGCCGACGCGACCGGGCAACCGATCGAGCAGATCACCGTCGATCGGCCGATGGAGGAATTCGGCCTGGCCTCCCGCGATGCCCTCGCGCTGGGCGGTGACATCGAGGAGAGGACCGGCGTCCTGCTGAACGCGACCATCGTGTATCAGCATCCGACCATCGCCTCCCTCGCCGAGCGAATCATCAACGGTGAGCCGGACGCACCGGAGGAACTCGCCGACGACGCCTTCTACACCGCCGGTTATCAGCCGGGGGAGGCGCACGACATCGCGATCGTGGGCCTGTCGACGCGGTTGCCCGGTGCGGGAAGCACTCCCGAGTCCACTTGGGACTTCCTGATCAATCGTGGTGACGCGATCCGGGAACGGCCCGAGGGGCGCTGGTCGGAATTCACCGGTGATCCCGATATCGCCGCGGCCGTAGAGAACGGCAATACGCTCGGCGGATATCTCGATCAGGACGTGGTGAAGGGCTTCGACGCGGAGTTCTTCGCGATGTCGCCGGTCGAGGTCGAGCGGGTCGATCCGCAGCAGCGCTTGATGATGGAGCTGACGTGGGAAGCGTTGGAGCATGCGCGAATTCCCGCGAACACCCTCAAGGGTGAGGCGGTCGGCGTCTTCATCGGCACCTCGACCAACGACTTCCAGCTGATCGCCGCGCTGGGTCTCGGGAAGTCCGATCCCGATGCCCCGGCCTCCGCCGACGCCTACGCGCTCACCGGTGCTTCGACCTCGATCGTCGCCAATCGCGTGTCCTATTTCTACGACTTCCGCGGCCCCTCGGTCGCGATCGACACCGCGTGCTCGGCGACCATGGTGGCGGTACACGACGCGGTGCGCGCACTGCGCAACGGTGAGGCCGATCTGGCCCTGGCCGGTGGCGTCAACATGCTGCTGGCGCCCGCGATTTCCCTCGGGTTCGATTCCATCGGCGCGGTCGCGAAAGACGGTCATATCAAGGCGTTCTCGTCGGATGCCGACGGTATGGTCCGCAGTGAGGGCGCGGGTCTGGTGGTGCTCAAGCGGCTCGCCGACGCCGAGCGCGACGGCGACCGCATCCTCGCCGTGGTGAAGGGGTCCGCGGTCAATTCCGACGGCCGCTCCAACGGCATCTTCGCGCCGAATCCGGATGCGCAGGCCGATGTGCTGCGCCGCGCGTACCGGGATGCCGGTATCGCCCCGTCGACGGTCGATTACATCGAGGCGCACGGCACCGGAACACCGATCGGCGATCCCATCGAGGCCGATGCGCTCGGCCGGGTGGTCGGGCGCGGGCGCGACGAGGACAAGCCCGCACTGCTGGGTTCGGCGAAGACCAACTTCGGGCATCTGGAGTCCGGCGCCGGTGCGGCGAGTCTGGCCAAGGTCGTCATGGCCTTGCAGCACAACGTTATTCCGCCGAACCTCGGCTATGCCGGTCCGAGCCCGTACATCCCGTTCGAGCAGGCGCATCTGAAGGTCGTCGACGAGCCCACGGAATTCCCGCGCTACAGCGGTACCGCGACCGTCGGCATCTCCGGGTTCGGATTCGGCGGTACCAACGCCCATCTCGTGATCCAGGAATACGTGCCCTCCGCCGGCGAATCGGAACCGTCCGGCGCGCAGGAGGATTCGGGATCGGACGAGCTGGCGGCGAAGCTCGACGACGAGTCGACCGATGTGCTCGCCGGTGCCGAGGCCATCGTCGAGGGCACCGATCCGCTCGCACCCGCGGCCGCGGAAGTCCCCGAGTGGACGCAGGAGCGTACCGAACCGCTGCCGGTGATCCTGCCGGTGTCGGCCTACCTGCCCTCACGTCGCCGCCGCGCCGCGAGCGATCTGGCCGACTGGCTGGAATCCGAAGCGGGACAGGCGACTCCGATCGAGGATGTGGCACGCGCGCTGGCCAAGCGCAATCACGGGCGTTCGCGCGGCGTGGTGCTGGCCACCACCCACGAGGAGGCCGTGGCCGGACTGCGCGCCATCGCCGAGGGTAAGCCCGGACCGGGTGTGTTCACCGCCGATTCTCCGGCCGTCGAGGGCCCGATGTGGGTGCTCGCCGGATTCGGCTCCCATCACCGCAAGATGGGTAAGCAGCTCTACCTGGAGAATTCGATCTTCGCCCGGACCGTGGACGAGGTCGACGAACTGGTCGTCGACGAGGCCGGGTACTCGGTCAAGGAGATGATCCTCGACGACGCCCAGGACTGGGATGTGGGCACCTCGCAGGTCGGCGTGTTCACCATTCAGCTCGGCCTGGCCGCGCTGCTGCGCGCCCACGGTGCCGAACCGCACGGCGTGGTCGGACATTCGCAGGGTGAGGCCGCCGGGGCCTACATCTCCGGTGGGCTGCCGCTGGAGGACGCGGTGCGCGTGATCTGCGCCCGCTCGCGCCTGATGGGCGAGGGTGAGCAGATGATCACCGACGATCAGGTGCGCAATATGGCCCTGGTCGAATACAGCGCCGAAGATATCGAGAAGGTGCTGCCGGACTATCCGGATCTGGAGGTCGCGGTGTACGCCGCGCCGACCAACACCGTGATCGGCGGCCCGCCGGATCAGGTGCACGCGATCGTGGCGCGCGCCGAGGCCGAGGGCAAATTCGCCCGCGTGCTGCAGACCCGCGGCGCCGGGCACACCTCGCAGATGGATCCGCTGCTCGGCGAGCTGGCCGCGGAGCTGGCCGGTATCGAACCGACCAGGCCGACCACCGATCTGTACTCGACCGTGCACAAGGCCACCGTCTACAAGGCGGGTTCGGATCCGGTGCACAACGAGGACTACTGGGTCACCAACATGCGCGGCTCGGTGTATTTCACCAACGCCATCCGCCAGGCGGTCGACAACAGCATCACGACCTATCTCGAACTCGCACCGAATTCCGTTGCGCTCATGCAGGTCATGGGCACCACCTTCGCGGCGGGTGTGCACAATGCGGCGCTGATCCCCACGCTCAAGCGTAAGGAGGACGAGGCCGCGGGTGTGCTTTCCGCCCTGGCCCAGCTGTACGTGCACGGCCATGCCGTGGATCTGTCCTCGCTGCTGACCGCCGGTGAGTACGCCGATGTGCCGCGAACGGCCTTCGTGCGCAAGGAATATTGGCCCAAGGTCAGCGTCGCGGCTGGTTCGGGTAGTGGCCGGGTTCCCGGTGCGCACGTCGCACTGCCGGACGGCCGCCATGCCTGGGAGGTCCAGTCCGCCGCCGTCACCGATCTCGCCGCCCTCGTGAACGCGGCTGCGGCACAGGTGCTGTCGGATGTCGCGGTGGGCGCGACCGTCGCCCATGCCGCGGCGCCGACGGCCGGAACCCTCACCACCACGTTGACACCGCATCCCGGCGGTGCGTCGGTGCAGGTGCACGTCCGTGAGGGCGATGCGTTCCGCCTGGTGTTCGACGCGGTCGTGACCGGAACCGCGCCGACCGGTGCCGCCCCGGTGGTGCAGCCCGCCCCGGCTCCGGCCGAAAAGGACAGCGGTGCGGCCGATCTGGTGGTCGCCGAATCGTTCGGTGAGCGCTGGGATCCGAACGGCACCCAGACCGTCGAGGAGCGGCTGGCCACCATCGCCGCCGAATCCATGGGCTACTCCGTGGAGGATCTGCCGATGGAGATCCCGCTCATGGAGCTGGGACTCGACTCGCTGATGGCGATGCGGATCAAGAACCGCGTCGAATACGAATTCGATATTCCGTCGCTGCAGGTTTCGGCCGTGCGCGATGCCAGCCTCAACGAGGTCGGCAAGGTGTTGCACTACGCCATCGAACACCGCGATCAGGTGGCCGCGATGGCCGAAAAGCAAGCCGCCGAGGGTGGTTCGCTGACCGTGGACGACAACTTCGTCGCCGCCGCCCGGGCCGCGATGGAGGCCGGGGAAGATCCGGCCACGGCGCTCGCGCAGGCGGAGGACAAGGGCGCCGAGCCGGAATCGGTTCCGGCCGCAGCCGACACCGAGGCGACAAGCTCCGCGGAAGCGACTGCGGCAGCAGAGGATTCGACCGTAGCAACCGCCGCGGAGTCTTCCGAAGCATCGTCTGTGAAGAGCGCGTCCGAGAAGGACCCGGCAGCCGCAATTCTCGGTGGTCAGGCCGCGGGCACGAAAGACGCCGAGTCCGATGTGCCGCCGCGTGATGCGGCCGAGCGGCTGACCTTCGCCGCGTGGGCGACGGTGACCGGTAAATCCGCGGGTGGCATCTTCAACACCCTGCCGATCCTCGATGACGAGACCGCGCGCAAGCTCGCGGAGCGCCTGTCGGACCGGGTGGGCGCCGAGATCGAGGTCGACGAGGTGCTCGACTGCGAGACCATCGAGCAACTGTCGGATATCGTTCGCAACCACCAGGATTCGGCCACCGAGGTCGACGGTTACATCCGTCCGCTGCGGCCGGTCGCCGAGGGTTCGAACGCGGTTCCGGTGTTCGTGTTCCACCCGTCCGGCGGCAACACGCTGGTGTACGAGCCGCTGTTGAAGCGGCTGCCGGAGAACACCCCGATGTACGGCTTCGAGCGGATCGAGGGTTCCATCCCCGAGCGGGCTCGCGAGTACGCCGACGAAATTCGCAAGATCTTCCCGAGCGGGCCGTATGTGCTCTACGGGTGGTCGCTGGGTGCGGTGTTCGCGCTGCAGGTCGGCCAGATCATGCGGGCCGACGGTGACGATGTCCGGCTGGTCGGGCTGATCGACCTGGCGATACCGGTGGCGGACGAGGACACCTCCCCGGAGGGACGTCGCGCGCGCATCGAGCGCTTCCAGTCCTTCGCCCAGAAGACCTACGGGATCGAAGCTCAGCTCGACGACGAGATGCTGCAAGAACTCGCGGACGCGTCCGACGAGGAGCAGTACGAGATCATCATGAGCCTGCTCAAGTTCGCCGACGTGAAGATCCCCGGCGGGGTCCTCGAACATCAGCGGACCTCGTGGCTCGATGGCCGTGATCTACAGAAGGCACAACCGTCGAAGTACGACGGTGCGGTGACCCTCTATCTCGCCGACCGATACCACGACGGGATCATCGAACTCGAGCCTCGTTTCGCTGATCGCCGACCGAACGGCGGGTGGGATGGTTACATCCCCAACCTGGAAGTCATCCACATCCCGGGTGACCACCTCCAGATCATCGATGAACCGCGCGTCTCGCAGATTGGTGCCGACCTCACCCGGAAGCTGGCGGCGATCTCCGACGAAGCACACGACGCGCCCGGGAAGGGAGAGCAGTGA
- a CDS encoding acyl-CoA carboxylase subunit beta, whose amino-acid sequence MTTTAERLADLRKKLELAQEPAGEAGAAKRAKKGIPSPRERINMLMDPGTFVEIGALVRNPSDKNSLYSDGVVTGHGLVEGRPVAVFSHDQTVYGGTVGEMFGQKVASLMRFAAKMGCPLVGINDSGGARVQEAVTSLRWYGEMAIAMEALSGAVPMVSLILGNCAAGAVYQPICTDVVIATESAHMFVTGPQITREATGEDVSADELGGAYRQADWGNIHHVAKDEKAAFEWAREYLSYLPSSCQEEPPIVNPGLEPEITDSDRELDSFVPDSDNASYDMHEVLLRIFDDGGFHEVGSDMARNIITGFARVDGRPVGVVANQPMYLAGALDAKASDKASHFVRMCDAFEIPLVLVVDTPGFMPGLEQEKAGVIKRGGRFLFSFVEASVPKVTVVVRKAYGGGWAVMGSKALGADVYFAWPTARIAVMGAEQAVSLVGRRQLEAAPEDQREAIRKQMIDFYNATAATPWPAAERGYIDAVIEPSATRLELRRALTLLRDKKLQRNPRKHHLLPL is encoded by the coding sequence GTGACAACGACCGCCGAGAGGCTTGCCGACCTGCGCAAGAAGCTGGAGCTCGCGCAGGAGCCGGCCGGCGAAGCGGGGGCGGCCAAGCGGGCGAAGAAGGGTATTCCTTCTCCCCGCGAGCGGATCAACATGCTCATGGACCCGGGCACCTTCGTGGAAATCGGTGCCCTGGTACGTAATCCGAGCGACAAGAACTCCCTCTACAGCGATGGTGTGGTCACCGGCCACGGCCTGGTCGAGGGGCGGCCGGTGGCGGTGTTCTCGCACGATCAGACCGTGTACGGCGGAACGGTCGGCGAGATGTTCGGCCAGAAGGTCGCCTCGCTCATGCGCTTCGCCGCCAAGATGGGCTGCCCGCTGGTCGGCATCAACGACTCCGGCGGTGCGCGCGTGCAGGAGGCGGTGACCTCGCTGCGCTGGTACGGCGAGATGGCCATCGCGATGGAAGCGCTCTCGGGTGCGGTGCCGATGGTGTCGCTGATCCTCGGCAACTGTGCCGCGGGCGCGGTGTATCAGCCGATCTGCACCGATGTCGTGATCGCCACCGAATCCGCGCACATGTTCGTCACCGGTCCGCAGATCACCCGCGAGGCCACCGGCGAGGACGTGAGCGCCGACGAACTGGGCGGCGCCTACCGGCAGGCCGATTGGGGCAATATCCACCACGTCGCCAAGGACGAGAAGGCGGCGTTCGAGTGGGCGCGTGAGTACCTGAGCTACCTGCCGTCGAGCTGCCAGGAGGAGCCGCCGATCGTCAACCCGGGGCTCGAGCCCGAGATCACCGACTCGGATCGGGAACTCGACAGCTTCGTCCCGGACTCCGACAACGCCAGCTACGACATGCACGAGGTACTGCTGCGGATCTTCGACGACGGCGGATTCCACGAGGTCGGGTCCGATATGGCCCGCAACATCATCACCGGATTCGCCCGCGTCGACGGTCGTCCGGTAGGCGTGGTCGCCAACCAGCCGATGTATCTGGCGGGTGCGCTCGACGCCAAGGCGTCCGACAAGGCCTCGCATTTCGTGCGCATGTGCGACGCGTTCGAGATTCCGCTGGTGCTCGTCGTGGACACGCCCGGCTTCATGCCGGGTCTGGAGCAGGAGAAGGCCGGCGTCATCAAGCGTGGCGGTCGCTTCCTGTTCTCCTTCGTGGAGGCATCGGTTCCGAAGGTCACCGTCGTGGTCCGCAAGGCGTACGGCGGCGGCTGGGCGGTGATGGGGTCCAAGGCGCTCGGCGCGGATGTGTACTTCGCGTGGCCAACCGCCCGGATCGCCGTGATGGGCGCGGAGCAGGCGGTGAGCCTGGTCGGCCGTCGTCAGCTGGAGGCGGCGCCGGAGGATCAGCGCGAGGCCATCCGCAAGCAGATGATCGACTTCTACAACGCGACCGCCGCCACCCCGTGGCCCGCGGCCGAGCGCGGCTACATCGACGCGGTGATCGAACCCTCGGCGACCCGTCTCGAGCTCCGCCGTGCCCTGACGCTGCTGCGCGACAAGAAGCTGCAGCGCAACCCGCGCAAACATCACCTGCTGCCGCTGTAG
- a CDS encoding DUF5988 family protein, whose protein sequence is MGTSPKAVLEGGPADLPHRIVPITPPGIELRVQTTGGYERFKSTPRRQDTPEGNLPVYEWIEHVDA, encoded by the coding sequence ATGGGTACCTCACCGAAGGCTGTACTCGAGGGCGGACCAGCCGACCTACCGCATCGCATCGTCCCCATCACGCCACCCGGTATCGAATTACGGGTGCAGACCACCGGTGGTTACGAGCGATTCAAATCCACCCCCCGCCGCCAGGACACCCCGGAGGGCAACCTTCCCGTTTACGAATGGATCGAACACGTCGACGCGTGA
- a CDS encoding arabinosyltransferase domain-containing protein yields the protein MPDAATAVLPEPTVTEEPVTSRDFRTARLIAVITGVLGALFAIATPFLPVQQTTAEVNWPQSGTVGNVEAPLMSQVPVDLRASIPCSAIAELPQGGMLLNTAPPEGDRAALEGMFVRVTADSVDVVDRNAIVASAKRTELEGCTSITITSDINRTYAHFEGLTTQVERPSATGGTETVTVPVEGTLQGDLRPQVVGVFSDLKGAAPAGLSFHMTVDSRFSSSPTVIKLVAMLAAVLCTLIALAALGRLDTTDGRGHRRFFPAHWLKPTWADGAILGTLLVWHFVGANTSDDGYILTMVRVAPHAGYLANYFRWYGVPEAPFGWYYDVIQIFAQISTASPWVRIPALLCGMLCWMVISREVVPRLGRGVRNSKVALWTGGLVFLAFWLPYDNGLRSEPIVALGALLTWVSIERAIATRRLLPAAVAILVAAFTLAAAPTGLMCVAALLAAIRPLVRIVVQRKRDLQQRVGSGWRASGFVSSLPLLAPIAAAGFLVLTVVYSDQTFAGIQEANRVRRLTGPNLAWYEDYLRYYYLFVQTVDGSVARRFAFIVMILCLITTALVLLRRKRIPGISSGPTWRLIGVVCGTIFFMMFNPTKWTHHFGAYAGIAGALAAVTAVAVSATALRSRKNRSIFLAALLFALALSFSGTNGYWYVSSYGVPWFDKTVSIKGFQSNTLMLVLFGLALAVVAWQALREGYAKPPAGSKTARGRRIRRFAAIPLTVVAAAMVLFEVLSLAKGAVTQYPAYSLARGNIDAVDGNRCGIADDVLVESDANAGRLNPILDPARPPKDNDPLAGANPTGFDPNGVPTDLKADAVEVKPGTGNTSNQSVGANFAEGQNAGTGGGTTEGAGINGSSVALPFGLDPKTTPVMGSYQQGLQQPAHLTSSWYELPARTADSPLVVISAAGRIMSFDQTGAMQYGQDLKLEYGKRQPDGSVKFEGSYVPRDIGPAPSWRNLRIPFSEIAPDADAVRIAANRNVLIGDQWLAFTPPRVPKMVTLNNFLGSEQPVLEDWAVGLQFPCQNPFPHRYGVATMPNYRILPDRPLAVSSTDTWQAEEFGGPLGFTQMLASSTTVPTYLKDNWARDWGTLERYDRYVEDAKPAKVDTGTEDRNGFWSPGRLRVF from the coding sequence GTGCCCGACGCCGCAACCGCTGTACTTCCCGAACCGACGGTCACCGAAGAGCCGGTGACGTCGCGCGATTTCCGCACCGCTCGCCTGATCGCCGTGATCACAGGCGTGCTCGGTGCCCTGTTCGCCATCGCCACCCCATTCCTGCCGGTCCAGCAGACCACTGCCGAGGTCAACTGGCCGCAGAGCGGGACCGTCGGCAATGTCGAGGCGCCGCTGATGTCGCAGGTCCCGGTCGATTTGCGGGCGTCGATCCCGTGTTCGGCCATCGCCGAGCTGCCGCAGGGCGGAATGCTGCTCAACACCGCACCGCCCGAAGGCGATCGGGCCGCCCTCGAGGGCATGTTCGTACGCGTCACCGCCGATTCGGTCGATGTCGTGGACCGCAACGCGATCGTGGCGTCCGCCAAGCGCACCGAACTCGAGGGCTGCACGAGCATCACCATCACCTCGGACATCAACCGCACCTACGCGCACTTCGAGGGCCTGACCACACAGGTCGAACGTCCCAGCGCGACCGGCGGCACCGAAACCGTGACGGTGCCCGTCGAGGGCACTCTGCAGGGTGATCTGCGGCCGCAGGTGGTCGGCGTCTTCTCCGATCTGAAGGGTGCGGCCCCGGCCGGACTGTCGTTCCACATGACGGTCGATTCCCGGTTCTCCTCGTCGCCCACGGTGATCAAACTCGTGGCGATGCTGGCCGCGGTGCTGTGCACCCTCATCGCCCTGGCCGCACTGGGCCGCCTGGACACCACCGACGGCCGCGGGCACCGCCGCTTCTTCCCCGCCCACTGGCTCAAGCCGACCTGGGCCGACGGCGCCATCCTGGGCACGCTGCTGGTCTGGCATTTCGTCGGCGCCAACACCTCCGACGACGGCTACATCCTGACCATGGTCCGGGTGGCGCCGCACGCCGGATATCTGGCGAACTACTTCCGCTGGTACGGCGTGCCGGAGGCGCCGTTCGGCTGGTACTACGACGTCATCCAGATCTTCGCGCAGATCTCCACCGCCAGCCCGTGGGTGCGCATCCCGGCGCTGCTGTGCGGCATGTTGTGCTGGATGGTGATCAGCCGCGAGGTGGTCCCCCGGCTCGGCCGTGGCGTCCGGAACTCGAAGGTCGCGCTGTGGACCGGCGGTCTGGTCTTCCTCGCCTTCTGGCTGCCCTACGACAACGGCCTGCGCTCCGAACCCATCGTGGCGCTGGGCGCGTTGCTGACCTGGGTCTCCATCGAACGTGCCATCGCGACCCGGCGCCTGCTACCGGCCGCGGTCGCGATTCTGGTCGCCGCGTTCACCCTCGCGGCAGCGCCCACCGGCCTGATGTGTGTGGCCGCACTGCTCGCCGCGATCCGCCCACTGGTGCGAATCGTGGTGCAGCGCAAGCGCGATCTGCAGCAGCGGGTCGGAAGCGGCTGGCGGGCCTCGGGATTCGTCTCCTCGCTGCCGCTGCTGGCCCCGATCGCCGCCGCCGGATTCCTGGTGCTGACCGTCGTCTACAGCGACCAGACCTTCGCCGGGATCCAGGAGGCCAACCGGGTCCGTCGCCTCACCGGGCCGAACCTGGCCTGGTACGAGGACTACCTGCGGTACTACTACCTGTTCGTGCAGACCGTCGACGGCTCGGTCGCGCGCCGCTTCGCGTTCATCGTGATGATCCTGTGCCTGATCACCACCGCCCTGGTGTTGTTGCGGCGCAAGCGGATTCCCGGCATCTCCTCCGGTCCGACCTGGCGGTTGATCGGCGTGGTCTGCGGAACCATCTTCTTCATGATGTTCAACCCCACCAAGTGGACCCACCACTTCGGCGCCTACGCCGGAATCGCGGGTGCGCTGGCGGCGGTGACCGCGGTGGCGGTATCGGCGACGGCGCTGCGGTCGCGCAAGAACCGCTCGATCTTCCTGGCCGCCTTGCTGTTCGCGCTGGCGCTGTCGTTCTCGGGCACCAACGGCTACTGGTACGTGTCGAGCTACGGCGTGCCGTGGTTCGACAAGACGGTGTCGATCAAGGGCTTCCAGTCCAACACGCTGATGCTGGTGCTGTTCGGCCTGGCCTTGGCGGTGGTGGCCTGGCAGGCGCTGCGCGAGGGCTACGCCAAACCACCGGCGGGTTCGAAGACAGCGCGCGGCAGGCGGATTCGGCGGTTCGCGGCGATTCCGCTGACGGTCGTCGCCGCGGCGATGGTGTTGTTCGAGGTGCTGTCGCTGGCCAAGGGCGCGGTGACGCAGTATCCGGCGTATTCGCTGGCACGCGGCAACATCGACGCGGTCGACGGCAACCGCTGCGGTATCGCCGACGATGTCCTGGTCGAATCCGATGCCAATGCGGGCCGGTTGAATCCGATCCTCGATCCCGCCCGTCCGCCCAAGGACAACGATCCGCTGGCCGGTGCGAACCCGACCGGATTCGATCCCAACGGTGTGCCGACCGATCTGAAAGCCGATGCGGTCGAGGTGAAGCCGGGTACCGGCAACACCTCCAACCAGTCGGTGGGCGCCAACTTCGCCGAGGGCCAGAACGCCGGTACCGGCGGCGGCACCACCGAGGGCGCCGGTATCAACGGTTCGTCGGTCGCGCTGCCGTTCGGTCTGGACCCGAAGACGACGCCGGTGATGGGCAGCTATCAGCAGGGTCTGCAGCAGCCCGCGCATCTGACCTCGAGCTGGTACGAACTACCCGCTCGTACTGCCGATTCGCCGCTGGTGGTGATCTCGGCGGCCGGGCGCATCATGTCGTTCGACCAGACCGGCGCCATGCAGTACGGCCAGGATCTGAAACTGGAGTACGGCAAGCGCCAGCCGGACGGTTCGGTGAAGTTCGAGGGCAGCTATGTGCCGCGCGATATCGGCCCGGCTCCGTCGTGGCGGAATCTGCGCATTCCGTTCTCGGAGATCGCGCCGGACGCCGACGCGGTGCGGATCGCGGCCAACCGCAATGTGCTCATCGGTGATCAGTGGCTCGCGTTCACCCCGCCGCGGGTGCCGAAGATGGTGACGCTCAACAACTTCCTCGGCTCGGAGCAGCCGGTGCTCGAGGACTGGGCGGTGGGTCTGCAGTTCCCCTGCCAGAACCCGTTCCCGCACCGGTACGGCGTGGCGACCATGCCGAACTACCGCATCCTGCCGGACCGCCCGCTGGCGGTGAGCTCCACCGATACCTGGCAGGCCGAGGAGTTCGGCGGCCCGCTCGGCTTCACCCAGATGCTGGCGAGTTCGACGACGGTCCCGACCTATCTGAAGGACAACTGGGCGCGCGACTGGGGCACCCTGGAGCGCTACGACCGGTACGTCGAGGACGCGAAGCCCGCCAAGGTGGACACCGGCACCGAGGACCGGAACGGATTCTGGTCGCCGGGACGGCTGCGGGTCTTCTGA